A section of the Choristoneura fumiferana chromosome 5, NRCan_CFum_1, whole genome shotgun sequence genome encodes:
- the Pdf gene encoding pigment-dispersing factor, whose amino-acid sequence MAAVAWRASTLLVTLMLVSGLSDDFQSNYEAFTVEPYLADEEYIRHIHSMFNAYRGDVGGRLVIETNALIDTKFRTWKRNADVINSLLGLPKGLNDAGR is encoded by the exons ATGGCAGCTGTGGCCTGGCGCGCTTCGACGCTACTGGTGACGCTGATGCTGGTTTCCGGCTTGTCTGACGACTTTCAGTCTAACTACGAAGCCTTTACTGTGGAGCCATATTTAGCAGATGAAGAG TATATCCGCCATATCCACTCAATGTTCAACGCATACAGAGGAGATGTAGGCGGGCGGCTAGTAATCGAGACGAACGCTCTGATCGACACTAAGTTCCGAACGTGGAAGCGGAATGCTGACGTCATCAACTCGCTGCTTGGGCTGCCCAAAGGACTGAACGACGCTGGACGCTGA